A window of Ruania suaedae contains these coding sequences:
- a CDS encoding sugar kinase, with product MSLSIRPASECRYDIASLGEIMLRMDPGEGRIRTTRQFRVWEGGGEYNVARGLRRAFGLRAVSVTALADNEVGRLVEDCMLTGGVDTSFITWVPYDGIGREVRNGLNFTERGFGVRGAVGVSDRGNTAISQLKPGQVDWDHLFGELGVRWLHTGGIFAALSESTAEVVIEAVTAAKKHGTVVSYDLNYRPSLWKTIGGQAKAQEVNKAIAPLIDVMIGNEEDFTASLGFEVQGTGDNLDNLEIDSFKAMITEAGQTYENFQVIGTTLRTVHTASDNDWGAIAWSRDEGFAEATHREHLEILDRVGGGDSFASGLIYGLLEGEPIQTAVEYGAAHGALAMSTPGDTTMVTKAEVLKLAGGGSARVDR from the coding sequence ATGAGCCTGTCCATCCGCCCCGCCTCCGAGTGCCGCTACGACATCGCCTCCCTGGGCGAGATCATGCTCCGCATGGATCCGGGCGAGGGCCGTATCCGCACCACCCGCCAGTTCCGCGTCTGGGAGGGTGGCGGTGAGTACAACGTCGCCCGTGGTCTGCGCCGGGCGTTCGGTCTGCGCGCCGTCTCGGTCACCGCCCTCGCGGACAACGAGGTCGGCCGCCTGGTCGAGGACTGCATGCTCACCGGTGGGGTGGACACCTCCTTCATCACCTGGGTGCCCTACGACGGCATCGGGCGCGAGGTCCGCAACGGCCTGAACTTCACCGAGCGCGGGTTCGGGGTGCGCGGCGCCGTCGGCGTCTCCGACCGTGGCAACACCGCGATCAGCCAGCTGAAGCCCGGCCAGGTGGACTGGGACCACCTCTTCGGCGAGCTCGGCGTGCGGTGGCTGCACACCGGCGGCATCTTCGCCGCCCTCTCGGAGTCGACCGCCGAGGTCGTCATCGAGGCGGTCACCGCCGCCAAGAAGCACGGCACGGTCGTCTCCTACGACCTCAACTACCGCCCGAGCCTGTGGAAGACCATCGGCGGCCAGGCCAAGGCCCAGGAGGTCAACAAGGCCATCGCCCCGCTGATCGACGTGATGATCGGCAACGAGGAGGACTTCACCGCCTCCCTCGGCTTCGAGGTCCAGGGCACCGGGGACAACCTCGACAACCTGGAGATCGACAGCTTCAAGGCGATGATCACCGAAGCCGGGCAGACGTACGAGAACTTCCAGGTCATCGGCACCACCCTGCGCACCGTGCACACCGCCTCGGACAACGACTGGGGCGCGATCGCCTGGTCGAGGGACGAGGGCTTCGCCGAGGCCACCCACCGCGAGCACCTGGAGATCCTCGACCGGGTCGGTGGCGGCGATTCCTTCGCCTCGGGCCTGATCTACGGCCTGCTCGAGGGTGAGCCGATCCAGACGGCGGTCGAGTACGGGGCAGCCCACGGCGCCCTGGCCATGTCCACCCCGGGCGACACCACCATGGTCACCAAGGCCGAGGTGCTCAAGCTCGCCGGTGGTGGAAGCGCCCGCGTGGACCGCTGA
- a CDS encoding MerR family transcriptional regulator: protein MRVGELARRTGVSVRSLRYYENQGLLAPSRSAAGQRIYGTEHETIVGEIQELFRAGFCSSVIRELLPALTAPVKDTALLGQALTSARERLTSEKRAIDAELLRLEQWRDRWGLAPDTHVSVQDERHDDTDESSPPAPPDHRDRRLR, encoded by the coding sequence ATGAGAGTCGGTGAGCTCGCGCGACGCACAGGGGTGAGCGTGCGCTCCCTGCGCTATTACGAGAATCAGGGCCTTCTCGCGCCCTCCCGCTCCGCGGCCGGCCAGCGCATCTACGGCACCGAGCACGAGACGATCGTGGGTGAGATCCAGGAGCTGTTCCGCGCCGGGTTCTGCAGCTCGGTCATCCGCGAACTCCTTCCTGCGCTGACCGCCCCCGTCAAGGACACCGCGCTCCTCGGCCAGGCACTGACCTCGGCCCGGGAACGGCTGACCAGCGAGAAGCGGGCGATCGATGCCGAGCTGCTCCGGCTGGAGCAGTGGCGTGACCGCTGGGGACTTGCCCCTGACACCCATGTCAGCGTCCAGGATGAGCGCCATGACGACACCGACGAATCCTCCCCGCCAGCTCCGCCTGATCATCGAGACCGACGACTTCGATGA
- the eda gene encoding bifunctional 4-hydroxy-2-oxoglutarate aldolase/2-dehydro-3-deoxy-phosphogluconate aldolase: MTAQSPEMLERIGAARLVPVVVLDDAASAAPLAEALVAGGLPVAEVTFRTAAAVDSIKAMSARGDMLIGAGTVLTPEQVDAAVDAGASYVVSPGFSQPVVRRCIERGVLPLPGAVTATEVQAALAEGLTVVKFFPAETSGGAKAIKALAAPFGDLRFVPTGGIGPKNLAEYTALSAVLAVGGSWMVPRDEIAAGHFEKVTDLTREAVALATA, encoded by the coding sequence ATGACAGCGCAGTCCCCCGAGATGCTCGAGCGCATCGGCGCCGCCCGCCTGGTGCCCGTCGTCGTTCTCGACGACGCCGCCTCCGCCGCTCCGCTGGCCGAGGCCCTCGTGGCCGGTGGCCTCCCCGTGGCCGAGGTGACCTTCCGGACCGCTGCCGCGGTGGACTCGATCAAGGCGATGAGTGCCCGGGGCGACATGCTGATCGGGGCCGGCACGGTGCTCACACCGGAGCAGGTCGACGCCGCCGTGGACGCCGGCGCCTCCTACGTCGTCTCCCCCGGCTTCTCCCAACCGGTGGTGCGCCGCTGCATCGAGCGCGGTGTGCTGCCCCTGCCCGGCGCCGTCACCGCCACCGAGGTGCAGGCGGCCCTGGCCGAGGGCCTGACGGTCGTGAAGTTCTTCCCGGCGGAGACCTCCGGTGGGGCCAAGGCCATCAAGGCGCTCGCAGCACCGTTCGGGGACCTGCGGTTCGTGCCCACCGGCGGGATCGGGCCGAAGAACCTGGCCGAGTACACCGCGCTGTCCGCCGTGCTCGCCGTCGGCGGTTCCTGGATGGTGCCCCGGGACGAGATCGCCGCCGGCCACTTCGAGAAGGTCACCGACCTGACCCGCGAGGCCGTCGCGCTCGCCACCGCCTGA
- a CDS encoding VOC family protein — protein MTTPTNPPRQLRLIIETDDFDEAVHFYRDVLGMPEQPAFATEGDDRVSILHAGTATIELASPAHVRAIDAIEGVPESQQPTLRIALEVDDTESAVASVAEHGTATLAPATRTPFQTINARVQGPAGWQVTFFQELETVQDRSARDGFTTDDRRPR, from the coding sequence ATGACGACACCGACGAATCCTCCCCGCCAGCTCCGCCTGATCATCGAGACCGACGACTTCGATGAGGCAGTGCACTTCTACCGCGATGTGCTCGGCATGCCCGAGCAGCCCGCATTCGCCACCGAGGGGGACGATCGCGTCTCGATCCTGCATGCCGGGACCGCCACGATCGAGCTCGCGAGTCCCGCCCACGTGAGAGCCATCGACGCGATTGAAGGCGTCCCCGAGTCCCAGCAGCCGACGCTCCGGATCGCGCTCGAGGTCGATGACACCGAGAGCGCCGTCGCTTCGGTCGCCGAGCACGGCACCGCGACGCTGGCTCCGGCCACCCGCACCCCTTTCCAGACCATCAACGCCCGGGTCCAGGGGCCGGCCGGGTGGCAGGTCACCTTCTTCCAGGAACTCGAGACCGTGCAGGACCGCTCCGCTCGGGACGGCTTCACCACCGACGACCGGCGCCCGCGGTAG